A genomic region of Conger conger chromosome 6, fConCon1.1, whole genome shotgun sequence contains the following coding sequences:
- the taldo1 gene encoding transaldolase, translating into MSVSVSPDKRRKMESALDQLKKHTVVVADTGDFNAIEEYKPQDATTNPSLILAATKMSAYQHLLDQAIKYGISKGGSEEEQVTNTMDKLFVSFGLEILKKIPGRVSTEVDARLSFDKDKMVSRALQLISLYKEAGISKDRILIKLSSTWEGIQAGRVLEEQHGVHCNMTLLFSFAQAVACAEAGITLISPFVGRILDWHKENGDRKSFEPHEDPGVISVTKIFNYYKKFDYSTVVMGASFRNTGEVKALAGCDLLTISPGLLAELSQDHSAVTPMLTTAGAKACELQKVHLDERAFRWQHNEDRMAVEKLSDGIRKFAADAVKLEGMIKEKMQNVKNGQ; encoded by the exons ATGTCAGTGTCCGTCTCTCCGGATAAGCGGCGAAAGATGGAGTCGGCGTTGGATCAGCTGAAAAAGCACACGGTGGTTGTGGCAGACACTGGCGATTTTAACG ccattGAGGAGTACAAGCCTCAGGATGCCACCACTAACCCCTCCCTGATCCTCGCGGCAACCAAGATGTCAGCCTACCAGCATTTGCTGGACCAGGCCATTAAATACGGCATCTCCAAAGGCGG GAGTGAAGAGGAGCAGGTGACGAACACCATGGACAAGCTGTTTGTGAGCTTCGGGCTGGAGATCCTGAAGAAGATCCCCGGGAGGGTCTCCACTGAAGTGGACGCCAG GCTGTCGTTCGATAAGGACAAGATGGTGTCCCGCGCCCTCCAGCTGATCTCCCTGTACAAGGAGGCCGGCATAAGCAAGGATCGAATCCTGATCAAGCTCTCCTCCACCTGGGAGGGCATCCAGGCCGGTCG GGTGCTGGAGGAGCAGCACGGCGTCCACTGCAACATGACGCTGCTGTTCTCCTTCGCCCAGGCCGTGGCCTGCGCTGAGGCCGGCATCACTCTCATCTCGCCCTTCGTGGGCCGCATCCTGGACTGGCACAAGGAGAACGGCGACCGCAAGAGCTTCGAGCCGCACGAGGACCCGG GGGTGATTAGCGTGACCAAGATCTTCAACTACTACAAGAAGTTTGACTACAGCACGGTGGTGATGGGGGCGTCCTTCCGCAACACGGGGGAGGTGAAGGCGCTGGCGGGCTGCGACCTGCTGACCATCTCCCCCGGCCTGCTGGCCGAGCTCAGCCAGGACCACAGTGCGGTCACCCCCATGCTGACCACGGCCGGAG CGAAGGCCTGTGAGCTGCAGAAGGTGCACCTGGACGAGCGGGCCTTCCGCTGGCAGCACAACGAGGACCGCATGGCCGTGGAGAAGCTGTCCGACGGCATCCGCAAGTTCGCCGCCGACGCGGTCAAGCTGGAGGGCATGATCAAG GAGAAGATGCAGAACGTGAAGAACGGACAGTGA